A window of Rubrobacter calidifluminis genomic DNA:
AGGGTTGTCATCGCACGGAGAGCCCCGGAAGGTTGCGATGGTCACGGGAGCGGCCAGCGGCATCGGCGCCGCCGTCTCGGCCCTCCTTTCGGAGCACGGTTGGAGGGTAGCCGGGGTCGACTTGCGAAAACCGACATCCGACCTTGCGTTGATCGCCGACGTGACCGACCAGGACGCGCTGCGCGAGGCGGTCGACAGTATTTCGCACGAGCTAGGGCCCATCGATCTGCTCGTCACCGTCGCCGGCTACTACGAGATGGTTCCCGTCGCGGAGATCACCGCACAGAGATGGTGGCGGATGCTGGAGGTTCACCTGGGAGGGACCAGGAACGCGTGCGCGGCCGTGTTACCTGAGATGCTGCGGCGCAACAGCGGGCAGATAATAACCATATCGTCGGAGCTGGCCCTCGGCGGGGGCGACGGAGACGCCCATTACGCAGCGGCAAAAGGCACAATCATAGGCTTCACCAAGAGCCTGGCGGTCGAGGTGGCAGGCAAGGGCGTAAGAGTAAACTCCGTCGCACCGGGTCCGACCGATACACCGCTGCTCGAGGCAGACTCGCCCTGGAGGGACCCTGGATTTCTGGGCACCCTGCCGCTGCGCAGGCTCGTGCGCCCGGAAGAGGTCGCGGAGGCCGTGCTCTTCCTCGCCGAAGAGGGGAGCTACTTCTGCGGGCAGGTCATCTCCCCGAACGCGGGAGCGGTGATTTGATGG
This region includes:
- a CDS encoding SDR family NAD(P)-dependent oxidoreductase → MSSHGEPRKVAMVTGAASGIGAAVSALLSEHGWRVAGVDLRKPTSDLALIADVTDQDALREAVDSISHELGPIDLLVTVAGYYEMVPVAEITAQRWWRMLEVHLGGTRNACAAVLPEMLRRNSGQIITISSELALGGGDGDAHYAAAKGTIIGFTKSLAVEVAGKGVRVNSVAPGPTDTPLLEADSPWRDPGFLGTLPLRRLVRPEEVAEAVLFLAEEGSYFCGQVISPNAGAVI